Proteins encoded together in one Myxococcales bacterium window:
- the uvrB gene encoding excinuclease ABC subunit UvrB — MSDRPFKLVSSFEPRGDQPAALAQLVAGLERGEKHQVLLGITGSGKTFTVANLIQHAQRPTLILAPNKTLAAQLYGEMRELFPENAVQYFVSYYDYYQPEAYVPASDTYIDKDAIINDAIDRMRHAATHSLLSRRDVIIVASVSCIYGIGSAESYHGLLIDLKVDEEFRRDTLLRMLVDIQYERNDVDFHRGTFRVRGDVVEVFPAYEQDTAIRIEFFGDTIEAIKEVDPLRGKVKGSLPRYAIFPGSHYVTPQDQLRKAVAQIREELRERLDHFDKEGKFVEKQRLEQRTQYDIEMMEQMGFCNGIENYSRHLSNRKAGEPPPTLIDYFPDDFLMVIDESHQTVPQIGAMYRGDRARKETLVEYGFRLPSALDNRPLKFDEWEAHVKQAIYVSATPGDYELEKSEGVFVEQLIRPTGLLDPIIEVRPVAGQVDDLLGEIRLRVERGERVLCTTLTKRMAEDLTDYYRELGVRIRYLHSDVDTLERMDILRDLRLGEFDVLVGINLLREGLDLPEVSLVAIFDADKEGFLRSPRSLIQTIGRAARNANGRVFMYGDNVTKAMKQAIEETNRRRAIQLAYNEKHGITPQTVVRAIMNLNPAAGTIDYLDVPKVRGDGKKGKKGDDTAQDPTELLRALRADMFAAAESLDFEKAARLRDELKKLEAELGSEITEASREGAYEPYGKKPAARKKSGLTEAPKPKKRSPAATKRATAKWKP, encoded by the coding sequence ATGTCGGACCGCCCCTTCAAGCTCGTCTCGTCCTTCGAGCCCCGAGGCGACCAGCCTGCCGCGCTCGCGCAGCTCGTCGCGGGCCTCGAACGCGGGGAAAAACACCAGGTTTTGCTCGGGATCACGGGCTCGGGAAAGACGTTCACCGTCGCCAACCTGATCCAGCACGCGCAGCGCCCCACGCTCATCCTCGCGCCCAACAAGACCCTCGCCGCGCAGCTCTACGGCGAGATGCGCGAGCTCTTCCCCGAGAACGCCGTCCAGTATTTCGTCTCGTACTACGACTACTACCAGCCCGAGGCGTACGTCCCCGCGAGCGACACGTACATCGACAAGGACGCTATCATCAACGACGCCATCGATCGCATGCGTCACGCGGCGACGCACTCGCTCCTCTCCCGGAGGGACGTGATCATCGTCGCCTCGGTGAGCTGCATCTACGGCATCGGCTCGGCCGAGAGCTACCACGGCCTCCTCATCGACTTGAAGGTCGACGAAGAGTTCCGCCGCGACACGCTCCTCCGCATGCTGGTCGACATCCAGTACGAACGAAACGACGTCGACTTTCACCGCGGCACGTTCCGCGTCCGAGGGGACGTGGTCGAGGTCTTCCCCGCGTACGAACAAGACACGGCGATCCGCATCGAGTTCTTCGGCGACACGATCGAGGCCATCAAGGAGGTCGACCCGCTCCGAGGCAAGGTGAAAGGCTCGCTCCCGAGGTACGCGATCTTCCCGGGCTCGCACTACGTGACGCCCCAAGATCAGCTCCGCAAGGCCGTCGCCCAGATCCGCGAAGAGCTCCGCGAGCGGCTCGATCACTTCGACAAAGAGGGGAAATTCGTCGAGAAGCAGCGGCTCGAGCAGCGCACCCAGTACGACATCGAGATGATGGAGCAGATGGGGTTCTGCAACGGCATCGAGAACTACTCGCGCCACCTCTCGAACCGAAAGGCCGGGGAGCCTCCGCCCACCCTCATCGACTACTTCCCCGACGACTTCCTCATGGTGATCGACGAGTCGCACCAGACGGTGCCGCAGATCGGCGCCATGTACCGCGGCGACCGCGCACGCAAAGAGACCCTCGTCGAGTACGGCTTCCGCCTCCCGAGCGCCCTCGACAACCGCCCGCTCAAGTTCGACGAGTGGGAGGCCCATGTGAAGCAGGCGATCTACGTGTCGGCCACGCCCGGCGACTACGAGCTCGAGAAGAGCGAGGGCGTCTTCGTCGAGCAGCTCATTCGCCCGACGGGCCTCCTGGATCCGATCATCGAGGTGCGCCCCGTCGCGGGCCAGGTCGACGACCTTTTGGGGGAGATCCGCCTCCGCGTCGAGCGAGGAGAACGTGTACTCTGCACGACCCTCACGAAGCGCATGGCCGAGGATCTCACCGACTACTACCGCGAGCTCGGGGTGCGGATCCGCTACCTCCACTCGGACGTCGACACCCTCGAACGCATGGATATCCTTAGGGATTTGCGCCTCGGTGAGTTCGACGTGCTCGTGGGCATCAACCTCCTCCGCGAGGGCCTCGACCTGCCCGAGGTGTCGCTCGTCGCCATCTTCGACGCCGACAAAGAGGGCTTCTTGCGCAGCCCGCGCTCTCTCATTCAGACGATCGGCCGCGCGGCCCGTAACGCGAACGGGCGCGTCTTCATGTACGGCGACAACGTCACCAAGGCGATGAAGCAGGCCATCGAGGAGACGAACCGCCGCCGCGCCATCCAGCTCGCCTACAACGAGAAACACGGCATCACGCCGCAAACCGTCGTGCGCGCGATCATGAACCTCAACCCCGCGGCCGGCACGATCGACTACCTCGACGTGCCCAAGGTGCGAGGCGACGGCAAAAAGGGCAAGAAGGGCGACGACACCGCCCAAGACCCGACCGAGCTCTTGCGCGCCCTCCGCGCCGACATGTTCGCCGCGGCCGAGTCCCTCGACTTCGAGAAGGCAGCGCGCCTCCGCGACGAGCTCAAGAAGCTCGAGGCCGAGCTCGGGTCCGAGATCACCGAGGCCTCACGCGAGGGGGCGTACGAGCCCTACGGAAAGAAGCCCGCGGCGCGAAAGAAGAGCGGGCTCACCGAAGCACCGAAGCCGAAGAAACGCTCGCCGGCCGCGACCAAGCGCGCCACGGCGAAGTGGAAGCCCTGA
- a CDS encoding NAD(P)-dependent oxidoreductase encodes MPNVPLPTVAVLGLGALGGAIVKRLRSLDFPVCVWNRSSARAERLRGLGVVVAPTAKEAVLDAKIVVTCVADAEALRAIVTGPDGCVKGLGGVQRQVVCDMSTVGRACAREIAAAVKARGAKYLDCPVSGTVGPALRGELVALVGGAEPAIRRAEPVLQALAKKVIHCGGVGQGQAMKIVLNGLGAHHLVAFTSMLVLGERAGLSREHVVEAFTSGAFSTPSYQGKRAKVLARDYSPDFALSLALKDSALAVELQYELGMKLPVHRAIVRDLEDAVRAGLGDEDLFGLERLYAGRPKPPAD; translated from the coding sequence ATGCCCAACGTGCCTCTTCCTACGGTCGCCGTGCTCGGCCTAGGGGCGCTCGGCGGCGCGATCGTGAAGCGCCTTCGGAGCCTCGATTTCCCTGTCTGCGTGTGGAACCGCTCCTCGGCGCGTGCCGAACGCCTCCGTGGGCTCGGGGTGGTCGTCGCGCCCACCGCGAAGGAGGCCGTGCTCGACGCGAAGATCGTCGTCACATGCGTGGCCGACGCCGAGGCGTTGCGCGCCATCGTGACGGGGCCGGACGGGTGCGTGAAGGGGCTCGGCGGCGTGCAGCGTCAGGTCGTGTGCGACATGTCGACGGTGGGCCGGGCGTGCGCGCGCGAGATCGCGGCGGCCGTGAAGGCACGAGGCGCGAAGTACCTCGATTGCCCGGTGAGCGGCACGGTCGGGCCGGCTCTCCGCGGAGAGCTCGTGGCGCTCGTCGGTGGTGCGGAGCCGGCGATTCGCCGCGCCGAGCCCGTGCTCCAGGCCCTCGCCAAGAAGGTCATCCACTGCGGGGGCGTGGGGCAGGGGCAGGCGATGAAGATCGTGTTGAACGGGCTCGGCGCCCACCACCTCGTGGCGTTCACGAGCATGCTCGTGCTCGGAGAGCGCGCGGGGCTCTCGCGCGAGCACGTGGTGGAGGCGTTCACGTCGGGCGCGTTCTCAACGCCGAGCTACCAGGGCAAACGCGCGAAGGTGCTCGCGCGCGACTACTCTCCGGACTTCGCCCTGTCGCTCGCCTTGAAGGACTCGGCCCTCGCCGTCGAGCTCCAGTACGAGCTCGGGATGAAGCTGCCCGTGCACCGGGCCATCGTTCGCGACCTGGAGGACGCCGTGCGCGCCGGCCTTGGCGACGAGGATCTCTTCGGCCTCGAGCGCCTCTACGCGGGCCGCCCCAAACCGCCCGCCGACTGA
- a CDS encoding bifunctional ornithine acetyltransferase/N-acetylglutamate synthase: protein MEHKTLESHRAWLVSQSALPSGFRVGTTRLSFVPVEVEKPGTMALTVIAMDEPTDAFAAVFTKNAFPGAPVTIGRERLGSPTLSAIVVNNKVSNVCAPGGVEASLAVCEALAAELGVPASSILPSSTGVIGWRLPKDAIIAALPAAVAALQAESILPAATSIVTTDLYPKIRRASVGQGSIVGIAKGAGMIEPNLATMLVYLLTDCDVPRDELRKALVDAVEPTFNAMSIDTDTSTSDTVALVSSRRVPCDLHAFREALTEVCRALTEDVVRNGEGVHHVIRVEVTGAPSNELARGIGKAVVGSPLLQCAICGNDPNVGRLVMAVGKYVGAHAPGLDLSDCTLSMAGRTIFANGVFRLDPETETFLVEHMRSAELYASVAPEDGLTFAPPVRFPPHERAVEITIDLGRGTGRSVVLGSDRSHEYISENADYRS, encoded by the coding sequence ATGGAACACAAGACCCTCGAATCCCACCGCGCGTGGCTCGTCTCTCAGTCGGCTCTCCCGTCGGGGTTCCGCGTCGGAACGACTCGGCTCTCGTTCGTCCCCGTCGAGGTCGAGAAACCAGGGACCATGGCCCTCACGGTGATCGCCATGGACGAGCCGACCGACGCCTTCGCCGCCGTGTTCACGAAGAACGCGTTCCCGGGTGCGCCCGTCACGATCGGGCGCGAGCGCCTCGGCTCACCCACGCTCTCGGCCATCGTGGTGAACAACAAAGTGTCCAACGTGTGCGCCCCCGGCGGCGTCGAGGCGTCCCTCGCGGTGTGCGAGGCGCTCGCGGCCGAGCTCGGCGTGCCCGCCTCTTCGATCCTCCCGTCGTCCACCGGGGTCATCGGTTGGCGCCTCCCGAAGGACGCGATCATCGCCGCGCTCCCCGCGGCCGTCGCCGCGCTCCAGGCCGAGTCGATCCTGCCCGCCGCGACCTCGATCGTCACGACCGACCTCTACCCGAAAATCCGGCGCGCGAGCGTGGGCCAGGGCAGCATCGTCGGCATCGCCAAGGGCGCGGGGATGATCGAGCCGAACCTCGCGACGATGCTCGTCTACCTCCTCACCGACTGCGACGTCCCCCGAGACGAGCTCCGAAAGGCCCTGGTCGACGCCGTCGAGCCCACGTTCAACGCCATGTCGATCGACACCGACACGAGCACGTCCGACACGGTCGCGCTCGTCTCGAGCCGCCGCGTTCCGTGCGATCTGCACGCGTTTCGCGAGGCGCTCACCGAGGTGTGCCGTGCCCTCACGGAGGACGTCGTGCGCAACGGCGAGGGGGTGCACCACGTGATCCGGGTCGAGGTCACGGGCGCCCCTTCGAACGAGCTCGCCCGCGGCATCGGCAAGGCCGTCGTGGGCTCACCGCTCCTCCAGTGCGCCATCTGCGGCAACGACCCCAACGTGGGCCGGCTCGTGATGGCCGTGGGCAAGTACGTGGGCGCGCACGCCCCGGGGCTCGATCTCTCGGACTGCACGCTCTCCATGGCGGGTCGCACGATCTTCGCGAACGGTGTCTTCCGCCTCGACCCCGAGACGGAGACCTTCTTGGTCGAGCACATGCGGAGCGCCGAGCTCTACGCGAGCGTGGCCCCCGAAGATGGCCTCACGTTCGCCCCGCCCGTACGTTTCCCGCCCCACGAGCGCGCCGTCGAGATCACGATCGACCTCGGCCGCGGCACGGGGCGGTCCGTCGTGCTCGGCTCCGATCGGTCGCACGAGTACATCAGCGAGAACGCCGACTACCGCAGCTAA
- a CDS encoding sigma-54-dependent Fis family transcriptional regulator yields MTSSLESLLDALGRADVPILVRGEPGVGKSSYVGEIHARSTRAGRPLIKLSARELPHEDALFGTDSIRDGEGILARADGGTVIVEDIDDLPAGVDQRFLRFLRTGELVARAGSRVTRRVDARVLATSASHERSRSALVPPAFAMAITLPPLRERPDDVEALARHFASATHTLSGEAIERLRAHSWPGNTRELRDVVEGAIRRAPSGEVTAEHVLLDDDDGPPSESERTKLISALGEAAWNQSRAAEILGVSRRTIIRRMERFGIPRPRKG; encoded by the coding sequence GTGACATCGAGCTTGGAGTCGCTGCTCGACGCGCTCGGCCGAGCCGACGTGCCCATCCTCGTCCGCGGCGAGCCCGGCGTAGGGAAGTCGTCGTACGTCGGCGAGATCCACGCGCGCTCGACCCGCGCCGGCCGCCCGCTCATCAAGTTGTCGGCGCGCGAGCTCCCCCACGAGGACGCGCTCTTCGGTACCGACTCCATCCGTGACGGGGAAGGCATCCTCGCGCGCGCCGATGGTGGCACGGTGATCGTCGAGGACATCGACGACCTCCCGGCCGGTGTGGACCAGCGGTTTCTCCGCTTCCTCCGAACGGGAGAGCTCGTGGCGCGCGCGGGCTCTCGCGTCACCCGACGAGTCGACGCGCGGGTGCTCGCGACGAGCGCGTCCCACGAGCGGTCTCGCTCCGCGCTCGTCCCACCCGCGTTCGCGATGGCGATCACCCTGCCCCCGCTCCGCGAGCGTCCGGACGACGTGGAGGCCCTCGCCCGTCACTTCGCCTCGGCGACCCATACGCTCTCGGGAGAGGCGATCGAGCGCCTGCGCGCGCACTCGTGGCCGGGCAACACCCGCGAGCTCCGCGACGTCGTCGAGGGCGCCATCCGCCGGGCCCCGAGCGGCGAGGTCACGGCCGAGCACGTCCTGCTCGACGACGACGACGGCCCGCCGAGCGAGTCCGAGCGAACCAAGCTGATCTCGGCCCTCGGCGAGGCCGCGTGGAACCAAAGCCGCGCGGCGGAGATCCTCGGGGTCTCGAGGCGCACGATCATCCGGCGCATGGAGCGCTTCGGGATCCCCCGCCCACGCAAGGGCTGA
- the lepB gene encoding signal peptidase I, which produces MTYSVPKISFSRNGRDVVRRGVAFAAFLGALVTVRASFADHYHVPSGSMEPAVEVSDHVVVAKAAYGLRVPFTSHYVTGAPAPRRGDVVVLSSPEDGAVLLKRVVAVGGDLVAVRGGRVELSAGSSAGESAREGRDFVANVDLGPGPDLPTTRVPEGFVLVLGDNRGNSRDGRTFGFVSADALLGRAVLVVGRSGARKL; this is translated from the coding sequence ATGACCTATTCGGTTCCGAAGATTTCGTTCTCTCGAAATGGTCGCGACGTCGTCCGGCGAGGTGTCGCGTTTGCGGCATTTCTGGGCGCGCTCGTGACGGTACGCGCCTCGTTTGCCGATCACTATCACGTGCCTTCGGGGTCGATGGAACCCGCGGTCGAGGTCTCCGATCACGTGGTGGTCGCGAAGGCGGCGTACGGCCTGCGCGTGCCGTTCACGAGCCACTACGTGACCGGCGCCCCCGCGCCGCGTCGGGGGGACGTCGTGGTGCTCTCGTCGCCGGAGGACGGCGCCGTGTTGCTGAAGCGCGTGGTCGCCGTGGGCGGAGACCTCGTGGCCGTGAGGGGAGGTCGCGTAGAGCTCTCCGCGGGTTCGAGCGCAGGGGAGTCGGCGCGCGAAGGGCGAGACTTCGTCGCGAACGTCGACCTCGGGCCCGGCCCCGACTTGCCGACGACGCGCGTGCCGGAGGGCTTCGTCCTCGTGCTCGGGGACAATCGAGGGAACAGCCGCGACGGTCGAACCTTCGGCTTCGTGTCGGCCGACGCGCTGCTCGGCCGGGCGGTGCTCGTCGTCGGCCGTAGCGGGGCGCGCAAGCTGTAG
- a CDS encoding formimidoylglutamate deiminase, translating to MLERSPQGLLLPALTTAHSHAFQRGMRGKAQRRHASTSDDFWTWRGQMYRAASALDPDTIYAVSKVAFDELARAGVDTVGEFHYVHHAPDGTPYANRTELAERVVDAALAAGLRISLLRTAYFRGGPGRPPEPGQRRFCDTDVDQVLSDVERLRALYKHNPRVRVGLAPHSVRAVPPDLLVPLARYAELHGLPLHMHVSEQAREVEECVAETGKRPAELLADLGVLSSRFVAVHATQLEPHEARLLGEARAFACVCATTERDLGDGLPNLGAMRDAGVRLCTGIDSHVVTDPFDDLRSLETHERLRTRARVTFVPEGKTPAEQLWYEAAWNGALASGFDGPGSRIVIDPSHPTLALVDDDVLLDGIVFGGHPGLVTGFAPST from the coding sequence GTGCTCGAACGTAGCCCGCAAGGCCTCCTCCTCCCTGCCCTCACCACGGCGCACTCGCACGCGTTCCAACGGGGCATGCGCGGAAAGGCGCAACGCCGCCACGCGAGCACCTCGGACGACTTCTGGACGTGGCGCGGCCAAATGTACCGCGCCGCCTCGGCGCTCGACCCGGACACGATCTACGCGGTCTCCAAGGTCGCGTTCGACGAGCTCGCCCGGGCCGGCGTCGACACGGTCGGGGAGTTCCACTACGTGCATCATGCACCCGATGGCACACCCTACGCGAACCGCACGGAGCTCGCCGAGCGCGTCGTCGACGCGGCCCTCGCGGCAGGCCTCCGCATTTCCCTGCTGCGGACGGCGTATTTCCGCGGCGGCCCCGGGCGCCCCCCCGAGCCGGGTCAGCGTAGGTTCTGCGACACCGACGTCGACCAGGTCCTCTCGGACGTGGAGCGACTACGTGCACTCTACAAGCATAACCCTCGGGTTCGTGTGGGCCTCGCTCCGCACTCGGTGCGCGCCGTGCCTCCCGACCTCCTCGTGCCGCTCGCGCGCTACGCGGAGCTCCACGGCCTCCCCCTCCACATGCACGTCTCGGAGCAGGCCCGCGAGGTCGAAGAGTGCGTCGCCGAGACCGGCAAGCGCCCCGCCGAGCTGCTCGCCGACCTCGGCGTCTTGTCGAGCCGCTTCGTCGCCGTGCACGCGACCCAGCTCGAGCCGCACGAGGCGAGGCTCCTCGGCGAGGCTCGGGCGTTCGCGTGTGTGTGCGCCACCACGGAGCGCGACCTGGGAGACGGCCTGCCGAACCTCGGCGCCATGCGCGACGCCGGCGTGCGCCTCTGCACCGGGATCGACAGCCACGTCGTGACCGACCCGTTCGACGACCTCCGCTCCCTCGAGACACACGAGCGGCTCCGCACGCGCGCACGCGTGACGTTCGTCCCGGAGGGGAAGACCCCCGCCGAGCAGCTCTGGTACGAGGCGGCCTGGAACGGCGCGCTGGCGTCGGGCTTCGACGGCCCCGGCTCACGCATCGTCATCGACCCGTCGCACCCGACCCTGGCCCTCGTCGACGACGACGTGCTGCTCGACGGCATCGTCTTCGGAGGTCACCCCGGGCTCGTCACGGGCTTCGCACCTTCGACCTGA
- a CDS encoding VWA domain-containing protein, with amino-acid sequence MSFVTALALGIALLVVAPILAHRLRRKAADVRPFAAARLVPSMPPKARKRSKIEDRGLLAIRAATVVVLALLGASPLVRCSRLTLDREGGASVALTIVLDDSASMRAPLGAGPRARFEGAIAGATQLLSSAREGDAVAIVLAGAPPRVWLAPTTDLGAAKAALADATPSDRATDLEGALTLAEGLLKDLPHVDKKVVLLSDLADGNAGGAPLGRGLGVPLVVPMPELAAKTPDCAVLTADRTATTVRVRVACSPGEGFAGRAIEVTSAGKAVASSPGVASQNAEIVVKIPDNAPDGLVARLATPDAVPSNDAAPVLTESGPSAIAVVVDPTTETTVTGGAPVVEQAFSALHTDLAIRPLPQLPDHAEELSSFAGIVLDDPPGFTPEQRRAIAQFLAGGGVLMVALGPRAAEAPLGATLEPVLTRPPTWEKNTSPGADPKTAHAAFAEPVKSLTELFADKRTRLAEADVSTFERLLTFTDGAPLVARRDVGPGEARIVTLPFSVDGSDLVLRPGFLALLDDFADAARRHATPRRKEVGAAWLVPTTDVRAVLGPDEKPLPLSKGPDGTRVFPPLVGRYTVKGARDEVRIASFPASELDTSPRATETTANGKKGASVRTQVEIAWALALVLLALGALELAVRALHKPEGAAHPR; translated from the coding sequence GTGAGCTTCGTCACCGCGCTCGCGCTCGGAATCGCGCTCCTCGTGGTGGCGCCGATCCTCGCGCACCGTCTCCGCCGAAAGGCCGCCGACGTGCGCCCGTTCGCCGCGGCGAGGCTCGTCCCTTCGATGCCTCCAAAGGCTCGAAAACGTTCAAAAATCGAGGACCGAGGCCTGCTCGCGATCCGCGCCGCCACGGTCGTGGTCTTGGCGCTGCTCGGGGCCTCCCCGCTCGTCCGTTGTTCGAGGCTCACGCTCGACCGCGAAGGGGGGGCGTCGGTCGCGCTCACGATCGTGCTCGACGACTCGGCCAGCATGCGCGCACCTCTCGGCGCCGGCCCGCGCGCACGGTTCGAGGGCGCCATCGCGGGCGCGACGCAGCTCCTCTCGAGCGCTCGTGAGGGCGACGCGGTCGCCATCGTGCTCGCCGGGGCGCCTCCTCGGGTGTGGCTCGCCCCGACGACCGATCTCGGCGCGGCCAAGGCCGCCCTCGCGGACGCCACCCCGAGCGATCGCGCCACCGATCTCGAGGGCGCGCTCACGTTGGCGGAGGGGCTCCTGAAGGACCTGCCGCACGTCGACAAGAAGGTCGTCTTGCTGAGCGATTTGGCCGACGGAAACGCGGGCGGTGCGCCGCTCGGCCGAGGCCTCGGTGTGCCCCTCGTGGTGCCGATGCCCGAGCTCGCCGCGAAGACCCCCGACTGCGCCGTGCTCACCGCCGACCGCACCGCGACCACGGTGCGCGTGCGCGTCGCGTGCAGCCCGGGAGAGGGGTTCGCCGGGCGCGCCATCGAGGTGACGAGCGCGGGGAAGGCTGTCGCGAGCTCGCCCGGGGTGGCCTCTCAGAACGCCGAAATCGTCGTAAAAATCCCAGATAACGCCCCCGACGGGCTCGTCGCTCGCCTCGCCACGCCCGACGCCGTCCCCTCGAACGACGCGGCCCCGGTGCTGACCGAGTCGGGCCCGAGCGCGATCGCCGTGGTCGTCGATCCGACGACGGAGACCACCGTGACGGGAGGGGCGCCGGTCGTCGAACAAGCCTTCTCCGCGCTCCACACGGACCTCGCGATCCGTCCTTTGCCCCAGCTCCCTGATCACGCCGAAGAGCTCTCGTCGTTCGCCGGGATCGTGCTCGACGACCCTCCCGGCTTCACGCCCGAGCAGCGCCGCGCCATCGCTCAGTTCTTGGCCGGCGGCGGGGTGCTCATGGTCGCCTTGGGTCCGCGCGCGGCCGAGGCCCCGCTCGGCGCCACCCTCGAGCCCGTGCTCACGCGGCCGCCGACGTGGGAGAAGAACACGTCGCCGGGCGCCGACCCGAAGACCGCACACGCAGCGTTCGCGGAGCCCGTGAAGAGCCTCACGGAGCTCTTCGCGGACAAACGCACACGCCTCGCCGAAGCCGACGTATCGACCTTCGAACGACTGCTCACGTTCACCGACGGGGCACCGCTCGTCGCTCGCCGAGACGTCGGCCCGGGAGAGGCTCGCATCGTCACCCTCCCCTTCTCGGTCGACGGCTCCGATCTCGTGCTTCGCCCGGGATTTCTGGCCCTCTTGGACGACTTCGCCGACGCCGCTCGGAGGCACGCGACGCCGCGCCGCAAGGAGGTCGGGGCCGCGTGGCTCGTCCCCACGACGGACGTTCGCGCCGTGCTCGGCCCCGACGAAAAGCCCCTCCCGCTCTCGAAGGGCCCCGACGGGACCCGCGTCTTTCCCCCGCTGGTCGGCCGCTACACCGTGAAGGGCGCGCGCGACGAGGTCCGGATCGCGTCCTTCCCGGCGAGCGAGCTCGACACCTCTCCACGCGCGACCGAGACGACCGCGAACGGGAAAAAGGGCGCGTCCGTGCGCACGCAGGTCGAGATCGCGTGGGCGCTCGCGCTCGTGCTCCTCGCCCTCGGCGCCCTCGAGCTCGCCGTCCGAGCCCTCCACAAGCCCGAGGGCGCGGCGCATCCACGTTGA
- a CDS encoding US12 family protein: protein MSWERAIRTGHPSSDAHAVEDLRRQAASQGMTLQVSPLPGGGLHVRAVPSYGGPTPSYGGPAPAGYGGPQPAFATYGGPQPAMAHAHAGGSIDNAANQLHAQASGGAAPALGSARVAYLRKVYGLLAASAALAIGAGSAVIYLSPTEMVPLDDGSSVEVPIAAAFLLHFHFLAFGLLFVATLVASWVSRVRVLNVIALFGVSALMGLELAPMAFVAQLLASRGETLTANPVRDTFVMVGGIFAALTGYVFVTKKDFSYLKATLAMGFWVVFSAAILAIFLGSEPFSLAVASVGALLSIGFLLFQTSHIFRNSRMDDAVGDALGLIVQLRNLFVFLLRIFMSRR from the coding sequence ATGAGCTGGGAGAGAGCGATCCGCACAGGGCACCCGAGCAGCGACGCACACGCCGTGGAAGACTTGCGGCGTCAAGCCGCGTCCCAGGGCATGACCCTCCAGGTCTCCCCGCTCCCGGGTGGGGGCCTCCATGTTCGCGCCGTCCCGTCGTACGGGGGGCCGACCCCGAGCTACGGCGGTCCGGCTCCGGCGGGGTATGGCGGTCCGCAGCCTGCCTTCGCGACCTACGGCGGCCCCCAGCCCGCAATGGCCCACGCGCACGCAGGAGGCTCGATCGACAACGCGGCGAACCAGCTCCACGCGCAGGCGTCGGGCGGCGCGGCGCCGGCGTTGGGCTCCGCGCGCGTCGCGTACCTCCGCAAGGTCTACGGGCTGCTCGCCGCGTCGGCCGCGCTGGCGATCGGCGCGGGCTCCGCCGTCATCTACCTGAGCCCGACCGAGATGGTCCCGCTCGACGACGGTAGCTCGGTCGAGGTGCCGATCGCCGCCGCTTTCCTGCTCCATTTCCACTTCCTCGCGTTCGGTCTCCTCTTCGTCGCCACGCTCGTCGCGAGCTGGGTGAGCCGCGTGCGCGTCCTCAACGTGATCGCGCTCTTCGGGGTTTCGGCGCTCATGGGGCTCGAGCTCGCGCCCATGGCGTTCGTCGCGCAGCTCCTCGCGAGCCGCGGAGAGACCCTCACCGCGAACCCCGTACGCGACACCTTCGTGATGGTCGGCGGCATCTTCGCGGCGCTCACCGGCTACGTCTTCGTCACCAAGAAGGACTTCTCCTACCTGAAGGCCACCCTGGCCATGGGCTTCTGGGTCGTCTTCTCGGCGGCGATCTTGGCCATCTTCCTCGGCAGCGAGCCGTTCTCGCTCGCGGTGGCCAGCGTCGGCGCGCTCCTCTCGATCGGGTTCTTGCTCTTCCAGACGAGCCACATCTTCCGCAACAGCCGCATGGACGACGCCGTGGGAGACGCGCTCGGCCTCATCGTGCAGCTCCGGAACCTCTTCGTGTTCTTGCTGCGCATCTTCATGTCCCGGCGCTGA
- a CDS encoding transcriptional repressor, which translates to MVKKGLRSTDQRRLIVETFFGAPNHVSIEELLAQVRARDPKVGYATVYRTLKLLAECGVALERRFGDGLTRYELADEESHHDHLICVECDKILEFEEERIEALQEEIANKYGYILKSHKHEMYGVCPECQAKAGRPRRSP; encoded by the coding sequence ATGGTGAAGAAGGGCCTGAGGTCGACCGATCAGCGTCGCCTCATCGTCGAGACCTTCTTCGGCGCCCCGAACCACGTCAGCATCGAAGAGCTGCTCGCCCAGGTGCGCGCGCGGGACCCGAAGGTCGGCTACGCCACGGTCTACCGCACCCTGAAGCTCCTCGCCGAGTGCGGCGTGGCCCTGGAGCGCCGCTTCGGGGACGGCCTCACCCGCTACGAGCTCGCCGACGAAGAGTCCCACCACGACCACCTCATCTGCGTCGAGTGCGACAAAATCCTCGAGTTCGAGGAAGAGCGCATCGAGGCCCTCCAGGAGGAAATCGCCAATAAATACGGCTACATCCTGAAGAGCCACAAACACGAGATGTACGGGGTGTGCCCCGAGTGCCAGGCCAAAGCCGGTCGGCCTCGCCGGTCCCCCTGA